ACAACGATCAGGCCGACGAAGATCGTCGCCCAGATCAGGATCGTCTTGACATGCTGATTCACAAAGATTCCTCCGGCGGGGGCCGATCCGCCGGGGCGGATCTGCGCCAGGGCGCCTGTACGATGATTCTAGGGTGGGGCGGGGGTTGCCGCCATCCGGGACCTTTCGCCGGACTTTCCTGCCTGGGATGCCGCGGCCGGCTCCCGGTCAATCTTCGATGAAGCCGACGTAGGGCAGGTTGCGGTAGGTTTCGTCATCGTCCAGGCCGTAACCCACGACCCACTTGTCCGGGATTTCGAAGCCCCGGTACTCGACGCGGGTCTCGACCTCCCGCCGGGGGACCTTGTCGAGCAGAACGGCGGTGCGGATCCGGGCCGGCCGGCGGGAGGCCATGCGCTCCTGCAGCCGGGTCAGGGTGATCCCGGTGTCCAGGATGTCCTCGATGATCAACAGGTCGGCGCCCTGGATCGGAAAGGGATGGGTGAAAAGGAAGTCGGTGGCGCCGGGATCGTCGGGGTCCTTGTGGGTTTCGAGAAAGCCCACCCGGGTCTTGCGGTCGATGGCCCGCAGAAGGTCGGCGCCGAAGACGAAGGCGCCCTTGAGCACGATCAGGGCGGCGATTTCGCCGTGTTCGGGAGTCTGCTCGGTGATGACTCGGCCCAACTCCCGGACCCGGCGTGCAATCTCTTCGGCGGAATAAAGGACCTCCGGTGCGAGCTTCCTAGCCATCGATGCCTTTCTCCTCGATAGATGAGGCCAGCATGATGACCCCTTTTTCGCGTCGGGCCACCAGTCCCCGGGGAAGGTCCACCCGGCGGCCCCGGCCGCGGGCCTCCACCAGGGCGTCGACCGCCTCGAGGTGCGCCCGGGAGAGCCGCAGGTCGGAACCCCCCAGGCGCTGGAGATGATCCCGCAGCACCAGGCGCCTGAGGGCCGGAGGGAGATCGGCGAGCCGTCGGCGATCGAGGGCCAGGCAGCCGGGGGGAGCGGGCAGGGGGGAAGGGGCGAGCCGCGCGGCGAGGGCGTGCAGGGCCTCTCCCTCTTCCCGGGCCAGGCTCGCCGAGCGCGCGATGCCCGCCAGGGCCTGCCCGCCGAGGGCCCGGGTCAGGGCCGGCAGGACCAGATGGCGGATCCGGTTGCGCGCCGCATCGAGTTCCGCGTTGGAGGCGTCTTCCCGCCAGCCGGCTCCCTGTTCCCGCAGCCACTCCCGCAGGGTGTTCCGCGAAACCCGCAGCAGGGGGCGCCACAGGGGTGGGGCCCAGCGGGTCATGGCACCCGCTCCCGCCAGGCTCGTGCCCCGGGCCAGGCGGTAGAGCACCGTTTCCACCTGGTCC
The sequence above is drawn from the Acidobacteriota bacterium genome and encodes:
- the tilS gene encoding tRNA lysidine(34) synthetase TilS, giving the protein MAPTPERPTPDPWLRAAPPALLEEVTRPWAPPRGARILVAVSGGADSLALLHLLAALAPGRGWTLAAATLDHGLRGEASAADRCFVEEVCRRLDVPCRGRRLQTRPRRGESLELCARRVRHDFLRRTAATEKAEVIALGHQLEDQVETVLYRLARGTSLAGAGAMTRWAPPLWRPLLRVSRNTLREWLREQGAGWREDASNAELDAARNRIRHLVLPALTRALGGQALAGIARSASLAREEGEALHALAARLAPSPLPAPPGCLALDRRRLADLPPALRRLVLRDHLQRLGGSDLRLSRAHLEAVDALVEARGRGRRVDLPRGLVARREKGVIMLASSIEEKGIDG
- a CDS encoding phosphoribosyltransferase family protein, producing MARKLAPEVLYSAEEIARRVRELGRVITEQTPEHGEIAALIVLKGAFVFGADLLRAIDRKTRVGFLETHKDPDDPGATDFLFTHPFPIQGADLLIIEDILDTGITLTRLQERMASRRPARIRTAVLLDKVPRREVETRVEYRGFEIPDKWVVGYGLDDDETYRNLPYVGFIED